One genomic window of Columba livia isolate bColLiv1 breed racing homer chromosome 9, bColLiv1.pat.W.v2, whole genome shotgun sequence includes the following:
- the UBXN7 gene encoding UBX domain-containing protein 7 isoform X2: MWSLIARDEVRAPIPQKQEILVEPEPLFGAPKRRRPARSIFDGFRDFQTETIRQEQELRNGGAVDKKLTTLADLFRPPIDLMHKGSFETAKECGQMQNKWLMINIQNVQDFACQCLNRDVWSNEAVKNIIREHFIFWQVYHDSEEGQRYIQFYKLADFPYVSILDPRTGQKLVEWHQLDVTSFLDQVTGFLSEHGQLDGHSTSPPQKCSRSESLIDASEDSQLEAAIRASLQETHFDSSQAKQESRSDEESESELFSGSEEFISVCGSEEEEESEAPAKLRKSPHKDLGYKKEENRRAQPEPPTRTDPGTTSNHRALPCGDAGMLEEPTDKPESTFQGLDVNGPKAQLMLRYPDGKREQISLPEQAKLLALVKHVQSKGYPNERFELLTNFPRRKLSHLDYEITLQEAGLCPQETVFVQERN, encoded by the exons ATGTGGAGCTTAATAGCAAG GGATGAAGTACGAGCTCCAATTCCTCAAAAACAGGAGATTTTAGTAGAGCCTGAGCCCTTGTTTGGAG CTCCTAAAAGACGTAGACCTGCGCGCTCAATATTTGATGGTTTTCGGGATTTCCAAACAGAAACCA TTCGGCAGGAGCAGGAGCTACGGAACGGAGGGGCGGTGGATAAGAAACTCACCACTCTTGCCGACCTCTTCAGGCCTCCCATCGACCTGATGCACAAAGGCAGCTTTGAAACG GCCAAGGAGTGTGGTCAGATGCAGAACAAATGGCTCATGATAAACATTCAGAACGTGCAGGATTTTGCCTGTCAGTGTCTCAACCGCGACGTCTGGAGCAACGAAGCTGTGAAGAACATCATCCGCGAGCATTTCATTTTTTGGCAG GTGTACCACGACAGCGAGGAGGGACAGAGATACATACAGTTCTATAAATTAGCCGATTTCCCTTATGTCTCCATCCTGGATCCCAGGACGG GCCAGAAACTAGTGGAGTGGCACCAGCTGGACGTGACGTCTTTCTTGGATCAAGTGACCGGGTTCCTGAGTGAGCACGGACAGCTGGACGGCCATTCTACCAGCCCTCCCCAAAAATGCTCTCGTTCA GAGAGCCTCATCGATGCCAGCGAGGACAGCCAGTTGGAAGCTGCCATCAGAGCCTCGTTACAGGAGACACATTTCGATTCCTCGCAGGCCAAGCAGGAGAGTCGGTCAGATGAGGAGTCAGAGTCGGAGCTTTTTTCCGGAAGTGAGGAGTTTATTTCGGTTTGCGGatctgaggaggaggaggaatcgGAGGCTCCTGCCAAGTTGAGGAAATCTCCGCACAAGGACTTGGGGTACAAAAAGGAGGAGAACCGGCGGGCTCAGCCTGAGCCCCCCACAAGGACTGACCCGGGGACGACTTCAAATCACAGAGCGCTGCCCTGCGGGGACGCGGGGATGCTGGAGGAGCCGACTGACAAGCCTGAAAGTACGTTTCAGGGCCTAGATGTGAATG GACCAAAGGCACAGCTGATGCTCCGGTATCCAGATGGGAAGAGGGAACAAATTTCACTGCCCGAACAAGCTAAGCTGCTG gCTCTGGTGAAACATGTCCAGTCGAAAGGTTACCCCAACGAACGCTTCGAACTCCTCACCAACTTCCCCCGAAGGAAACTCTCCCACCTGGACTATGAGATCACGTTACAGGAGGCCGGCCTGTGTCCTCAAGAGACTGTCTTTGTGCAGGAGAGGAATTAG
- the UBXN7 gene encoding UBX domain-containing protein 7 isoform X1 — protein sequence MAAHGGPAAAAALKGLIQQFTAITGASESVGKHMLEACNNNLEMAVTMFLDGGGIAEEPSTSSAGVSAVRPHTEDEVRAPIPQKQEILVEPEPLFGAPKRRRPARSIFDGFRDFQTETIRQEQELRNGGAVDKKLTTLADLFRPPIDLMHKGSFETAKECGQMQNKWLMINIQNVQDFACQCLNRDVWSNEAVKNIIREHFIFWQVYHDSEEGQRYIQFYKLADFPYVSILDPRTGQKLVEWHQLDVTSFLDQVTGFLSEHGQLDGHSTSPPQKCSRSESLIDASEDSQLEAAIRASLQETHFDSSQAKQESRSDEESESELFSGSEEFISVCGSEEEEESEAPAKLRKSPHKDLGYKKEENRRAQPEPPTRTDPGTTSNHRALPCGDAGMLEEPTDKPESTFQGLDVNGPKAQLMLRYPDGKREQISLPEQAKLLALVKHVQSKGYPNERFELLTNFPRRKLSHLDYEITLQEAGLCPQETVFVQERN from the exons GTGCCAGCGAGAGCGTGGGGAAGCACATGCTGGAGGCGTGCAACAACAACCTGGAGATGGCTGTCACCATGTTCCTGGACGGCGGGGGGATAGCGGAGgagcccagcaccagctctgcagGGGTGTCTGCAGTTCGCCCCCACACCGA GGATGAAGTACGAGCTCCAATTCCTCAAAAACAGGAGATTTTAGTAGAGCCTGAGCCCTTGTTTGGAG CTCCTAAAAGACGTAGACCTGCGCGCTCAATATTTGATGGTTTTCGGGATTTCCAAACAGAAACCA TTCGGCAGGAGCAGGAGCTACGGAACGGAGGGGCGGTGGATAAGAAACTCACCACTCTTGCCGACCTCTTCAGGCCTCCCATCGACCTGATGCACAAAGGCAGCTTTGAAACG GCCAAGGAGTGTGGTCAGATGCAGAACAAATGGCTCATGATAAACATTCAGAACGTGCAGGATTTTGCCTGTCAGTGTCTCAACCGCGACGTCTGGAGCAACGAAGCTGTGAAGAACATCATCCGCGAGCATTTCATTTTTTGGCAG GTGTACCACGACAGCGAGGAGGGACAGAGATACATACAGTTCTATAAATTAGCCGATTTCCCTTATGTCTCCATCCTGGATCCCAGGACGG GCCAGAAACTAGTGGAGTGGCACCAGCTGGACGTGACGTCTTTCTTGGATCAAGTGACCGGGTTCCTGAGTGAGCACGGACAGCTGGACGGCCATTCTACCAGCCCTCCCCAAAAATGCTCTCGTTCA GAGAGCCTCATCGATGCCAGCGAGGACAGCCAGTTGGAAGCTGCCATCAGAGCCTCGTTACAGGAGACACATTTCGATTCCTCGCAGGCCAAGCAGGAGAGTCGGTCAGATGAGGAGTCAGAGTCGGAGCTTTTTTCCGGAAGTGAGGAGTTTATTTCGGTTTGCGGatctgaggaggaggaggaatcgGAGGCTCCTGCCAAGTTGAGGAAATCTCCGCACAAGGACTTGGGGTACAAAAAGGAGGAGAACCGGCGGGCTCAGCCTGAGCCCCCCACAAGGACTGACCCGGGGACGACTTCAAATCACAGAGCGCTGCCCTGCGGGGACGCGGGGATGCTGGAGGAGCCGACTGACAAGCCTGAAAGTACGTTTCAGGGCCTAGATGTGAATG GACCAAAGGCACAGCTGATGCTCCGGTATCCAGATGGGAAGAGGGAACAAATTTCACTGCCCGAACAAGCTAAGCTGCTG gCTCTGGTGAAACATGTCCAGTCGAAAGGTTACCCCAACGAACGCTTCGAACTCCTCACCAACTTCCCCCGAAGGAAACTCTCCCACCTGGACTATGAGATCACGTTACAGGAGGCCGGCCTGTGTCCTCAAGAGACTGTCTTTGTGCAGGAGAGGAATTAG